Within Vanessa atalanta chromosome 11, ilVanAtal1.2, whole genome shotgun sequence, the genomic segment aaCTCATTTTCAGGCCACCGAATGTCACCTGGCCGGAGTGACGCCCCTCAATAAGAAGTGGAGCCCGGCCTCGGTGGCGCTGCTGCAAAAATTCGAGGAGCGACTCTTGGAACTACACGTAGAGGAAAGCCGCAACAGGAATTCGCTTGGAGTGACGCTATATGATAAATGTgatgaagaaaatataatatgcattaaCACCcagatgattaaaaataaatttgctgTCACTTTTgggtaatttagtttttatctcATACatgagtaaataaatttagaaaacgtatgtatgtatattttttgcatttttacagattatatatgtttaacaaAAACACAGAAATTGATGAGTTAGTCTTTACGAACAAATGCCCACTAGATGAGCCGAAACCTAAACCTAAACATGTTAAAATTGATACCGATacgacattaaaaatacaaccgATTAAACCAAATGAGGAGGATCTCGACGCGAAAGACAAGGGGCCATTGAGATtggaagtaaaaatattaaattatcaatcaCCTTCGCTTATTTATGTGTCGCTCGTCCATCAGCAGAAAATATTCACGGAGTTGTTTGATGACATACAAAAATACTACGCTAAAAAGAAAACGCAAGAAATAAGAGATTGGAAGATTGAAGACAGGTGTTGCACAATATGCAGCCAGTCGCAAACCTGGCGTCGGGCAGCCATCTTGGAAATAAATGATGCGAACGCGAAAGTGTTTTACTCCGACTTCGCCTGCGTTGAAACTGTTCCAGTCTCTAGTTTAAGAGAAATGCCTCAAGAATTTGCCTCAATTGGTGACGCTGCCGTTATGTGCCATCTAAGTGGAGTAGTTCCCGCTGTCGGAGAGGAGTGGCCTTCTCttacaaaagaatatttaaaagaattgctTGATGCGTACAAAAGAGTTTTCATCACTAAACTCGGAAAATTTAAAGGCAAAAGTATGCCAGTAGAATTATGGGTCTACCATACGATTCAGGGTGGTGCACTCGAGGCTAATACCTCTGAGTGGAGATgtctaaacaaaaaaatcatcgaCCAAGGCTTGGGAATACCAGATAAGAGTCAAGAGGTTAgtctttaatgaatataaataatttcttgttttacaaataaataattaatgttaattatatgttctgacaatttatttatttattttttacagctaATTAGCAGCGATAACACTTCCTTAAATACTGCAGAAGACGTGCTATCTTTTCTTAATATTACTGGGTCTGTACGTGATTGGATTCAAATAGAACCAATGCCTTTAAAACCCCTTAAAATTAATCCTGAGTCAGACAGTAACTCATCTACTCCAATCGACAATGATGCACTAAAGATGGAAATGGATAACAACAATTCAAACACTGTTTTTATATCAGACTGGCTACCTCCCGAACCTTTACCCAGTAATGAAATCACAGCTATGCCAACGTAAGttgatattaattacattttatttttaatagcaaataataATGAGTAGTCTTAcatatgttattgtattttttattctcagATACATTGACAACGATGGCATAATCTACTTACATGATATCTCACAGCAAGATACATTGGATTTGATAAGAAAAGCACTTGATGTTCGTTTCAAAAATCCAGATCCCAAGGCGAAATATGTTAAATGGACCGTTGGCGAGCCATGTATCGCTCTTTTCTTTTTAGATAATCGTTTTTACAGAGGCAGAGTTTTAGAAGTAAATGAAGAAGCTTCTAGCTGTCTAATACATTACGTTGACTATGGCAACGAAGAAGTCTgtagttttaaaaatctaagaaaaagtatagttttatatcaaattccCATACAAGCACACAAATGTGTCCTAAATCGTATTCGTCCTGCTGGGAAACGATGGGATAGACAATCTTTAGattatatacacaaatcaaTAGTCGAGAAACAGTGCTATGTGAAAGTGAGTGGGGAACCTATTGGTGACCTTATTCCTATAGAACTAAAATATGACAAACTTTGGATAAATGATCATCTAGTCGACTTCGAAATGGCGGTCTACACGGATGGTTCTAAAGCGGTTGTTCGTAAGTTTGCGCCACAATTGAAAGAAAATGAAAAGTTAGAAATAAGTATTGAAACTGATTCCGGGCCTGATTACATTGTTGAGTATGACGATATAGAAAATGAGTCTACTGATTCGCAAACTTCTGCTAAACTAAATTCCTTAGAAGGCAAAGATTGGAATAGTATTATAGCCGAAGATGATAACAAATCTATTAATggaaattttatttcgtattcacCGTACACCCAGACCGAGTTTCCATGCAATATTACAGTGCTTAATGAAATAAACAAGTTAGAATTAGGCGTAATTCATGACGACGAAACAACCAAAGCTTACGATAAAATGTTTGAAGAATTGCAAAATGAAAGTTGTAAAATGACTGCACTAAACggtattttcgaaaataaagcTTGCTTAGCTTTATTTCCTGAAGATGGTCAATGGTATAGAGcaataattttgcaatataGTGAAGCTAAAAATCGTATAAAAGTCAAATATGTCGATTATGGTAACATAGAAATTATTTCTTTAGCAGATGTAAGAGAAATTAGCAAAAAATACACGAAATTGCCACCTGTAACAATAACTGCTTTCTTACATGGTGTAAAAATTAATcctgattttgaaaaaaaattattgtttgaaaaatttATTGATACATTTCTGGAAAAAGGACCATTTAAAGCGAAATTGATTGACACAACTAACGTCATACCGACTGTTGAATTAAGGAACGATAATGGACAATTAGTTTACGAAAAACTCATTCAAGAAAAggtgtttttaaaattcgattaaattattttttctttcaatgATAAACCTTTAATCCTACATCATAATGATACTAAGATAtaacttagttttatttttcatattgttaGGTTAAGTACTgactataaattaaagttattcaaaaaatattaattgtttttataaataaaaatgatttagatcaatacttttttattaaatatttattataaagaggtttacaaatatttatataattgcatGCATGTCTTTAGagacattaaaaattaagagGAATCTGTTTTGGGCAAATAGCCACCAAACGCAATGGCGCTCCACTACCCCAAGTGATCTTCATTGGCAATATCAAAGCTGTACAGCCATATTCTGtgaacaacaaataaattatttcaataatgttgtttaaagtattaaacatACTGTATAAAACGCGTttgctattaattattatatggtcGTACCAGGAACGGGTTGATCTAGTTTCACATTTTCAACATTAAACAAGCCGGCTTTGGCAGCTATTTTATGTACTGGTAAATCAGTACTTGAACCAGGATCGACAGAAGCTGTGTCCACACCTAATCCTACGACGTTTTTATACGATGATGTAATCCATTCCGCCACTTCCTCGCTTAATcctataacattacattacagaGTTAAATCGTATGTTCAGGAAATTACCAATTTAAAACACTGATAAGAGACGAAGCACTAATGGcagttatatatacatttctatATTTAGAAAGAATAATCCCCTCTGACTAACCTTACTTTTTaagaaatttgtttataaaatgtcaaacaTACCtggaaaatttaatgtattattcttatttactcctaaatattttgttctgtCACCAGCAAATTTGCTCCAtccgaatttaaatattaaaaaacaggGCTTTCCAAAATTGTCATTCAGCATATAGTCTAAATGATGCTTATACAGTACAAAATTGGAGTCATTATTTACTTTTGAGCTAACGTCTAGTATtataactgaaaatatttaaaaataaattattagcgtgtgcaacttaaatttaaacttgcgattattatttcaaaatataaaaaaaaatactcttagaAACCCTTAAgatagcaaatatatttaatttaaaaatagtttcttcAATAAACCGAAACAACTTGAtcttcgatttaaaaaaaaatcataaattgcAAAATGGATAAAAAACGTACGTGGTACTATTAACTTATCCAAAGGTATATCTCCGACATATTTGCCATTTACTTTGAAATGATACGGTGCATCAATATGTGTGCCACCATGCTCGCCTGCGCTAAATTCGTTAGATGCATAcctattaacaatttaaaaagtatttcaaaagcTAATCataattaccgccttcatggtttttctgtttgacctaagggttgactggtagagaatgccttcattaagtccgccttttgtcccattaactttatggtggtcaataaagcattaaataaaataaaaaaaattgaataccaAGTAAAtagcagttttattattttttttatcacatattTGCAAAGTTAATTGAACAAACTAAAGAGATTTTACTTAATCTAGTAGGCTGAAACTAATAATATGTGCCGAAAACAATTCTTccaaaagttaatataaaaagttcatacttttttctataacatccaagaaaacaaaatatgggttatattttgtttatatttataattcagtaTTATAAAATGAGTTAGTAAGACATTTTGAATAAACCCACCTAATGATCTTGGAAAATGATAAACTAAACAAAGTCAAATGCAAAGTCTTGAACTCGACCTCACTCTAACGAAAACAATCATGTTGACCGACACGTAAAACTACACAACGAATACaagttttaattgtttgtaagctattgtttaaaatattttttaattacgagTCTTACtctgtttttttctttaacttatttctaatataaaatgtttactttcgTTGTTACTATTACAATCCGATAATAATATTACGATGATatgagtttttatttctttgtcttGGATTGCAACAGCTTCACAATTCAGCAATCAgtctaatttttaaacaattaaatttttaaacctaCTATGCTGATCGTAATTACAAACAATCCTGAACccatgtaaaaattataaatatgtagaaaGTACTAAACACTTACCAACTGCCATCATTTTGAAACGcgccaattttttttgtaaattcaaaaCTTCTTGAATCCGgccaatatattgtatttttatcaaacgGGTaagttaaatcaataaattcataatctccgttaaatagaatattatttgtattcgcCAAAACCGTTAAAAAAAGGTATCCACTCAAAAAGGAAAACACAACAGTAAAGTAAGCCATACTGTCTAAGACTGTTTGTTAGTTGTAGCACAGAGAATATAATCTCATAATAATTACTCATTGACTTATACCTATGTATACAAGTCAAACATTCccattttaaaattgtgttacAGTGACGGAAAACGAAAGAAAGCGGGAGGGGAGGTTTGTTCACTGATTAAGCCGAGACGTTACAATAACGGGTCTTtataattccttaaaattaGCAATTAAACAATGTAATGAACCTTCAGGAGTAGAGTGgcagaatagtttttttttttgaggtaTACTGGAATATTTCATTCCAGTATACCTCCAGTATACCTCATAAAAATGACAAAGTATGTATAcagaaattgtaataaaaagtaaccaatcaaaatataagaaaataatgtgaaataaaaatataaaataaacatccaaTTAAAACGTCTCGGTACATTAAAAGTAGCTTAGTTGGTAGGCACGTGAAATGAGATAGGCTCGCTCGCCCTTGCATTCTCCCTCGCTCGACAACTCAACACCAAGACGATCATGGATTTGGAAAAAGCTCGGAGATAAACTCCAATTAATAAAACGCCCATGTTAAATTCAATACTCGACATTATAGACACGGCAGAAGTTGCGAAAGTAACAACGGTTGTGAATTCTCACACAGCTCATCCATCAGAGAGATTCCAGCACAACCAGATGGACGGTAGGAACTCCTTAGGCATTTGATGATAGCGATAAGACCGAGTGCTTAGCGGATATTATCGAGATTACTTGGGGAGCATAGGGCTCCCCAAGTTTAATCCTTTACGAAAGTTGACTCAACGGTCACAGTTACTTAACCATCCCTTTCAAGACCCAACCAGTTACCTCGACCTAACTAGATGAGCCTAAAAAGATGTACAATGCAATGCATGTGCAAACAATgagtttaataaattcattggGTGAGACATACGAGAGGCTAATATTTACCCGTCTCGAGACCGTTATCAAGGCTAATAACCTTTTCATTAAAGAGCAACTCAGCTATCAAATAGCACATACTATGCACTGCGCAACGAAGAACATATTGATAAGCTGACTAGCTTCAACCAGAAACACACAGGCGCCCTCTTTCTCAACACAGCGAAAGCTTTCGATAAAGTCTGGCATAACGGACTTATATATAAGTTTCATATGGTAGGCAATCCCGATAGTCTTGTATTGTACGTTTGATACACGACTATCTATCGTATCGTATGTTCCGATTCAGAGTAGAGGGCACTATGTCCTCTCCCTACCCTATCCGCGCTATATATCATACTAATACAGAGATAGCTCTATTCGCGGATGATGCCGCTACATATATAATCGTCAGATCTGTGGCTGTTGTCAACGCTTTAGCGCATGGTTTTGGAACTGTGGCGGATAGAAATAAACACCGATAAAAGTAATGCGGTGCTTTTTCACCGGGGCTACAGAACGTTCGATACCAAGGGACCTCGTCGACAAagatgttgtaagaaatattaaccaatccttacatcaccaatgcgccaccaaccttgggaactaaaatgttatgtcccttgtgcctgtgattacactggctcactcacccttctaaccggaacacaacaacacagagtacttttatttagcggtagaatatctgatgagtgggtggtacctacccagacgggcttgcacaaagccctaccaccaagaagaaGTCACTCTAGATCGGAAGCTAACTTTCAGACTTCATATCACTAACTCAAGGGCCAAAGCTTTCTTTGGTCTGAGTAGGTAATTCCGATGCATCCGTCCTATTCTCACATACGCTAGTGTCACATTCGCACACACTAGCAGGCGAAACAAAGTCCCCTACAAGCTACACAAAATCGATGCTTACGCAAGGTAACCGCGTATCTGTATTACATGCGTAACGTATAATCCCATAGGGACTTACGACTCGATACCATTACGAAAGTAATGAAGGATATCTCCATCGAATACTTCGAGAAAGCCTCGGGGCACTCGAATCCCTTGATATTGAATGAAAGCAAGTATAGCCCTCAGTAATCCGATGCATAAACGTCCTAAAGAAATTCTAAGCGCTCCTGACAATGTTCTTGCTTCGGCGAAAACTAACTGGTTAGGTTACACACACACACCAATCCCGCCGGCGCGGTCGATGTCCCTCTTATTACACCTATCCTTAGGCGCTTAGACGAAACGGGGTACATAGCACACAATGTTCTCTCCTCCCTCCAAGCGTCGACGTGGTCCTAAGCCGAGGCCCAGTCTCACAGGAGGCGCCTTTAGGATGAGCGTATTCTGAGCCCTTCAGTTTActttcaacattaaaaatataaacgtcaCTTAATCGATGTCACGACCGTTTTCGAGACGTCACTAATCGAGAACCTCGTTTCACCCATCGGAAATGGTGTAGATGTGTATAATGTTTTCCCTGCGAGAGGAGCGTTTGCGGTAGTGATACTATCCTCTATTTCGTTCAGAATGTGCATAGGACTACTGAGACTGTTTGGATTTCTTCTGAAGGATGTGTATGAGCATTCATAATTACTATGTTTTCTTGAGGCTTTGAGCCTTTGAACTTGTCACATACGTCTTATACTGTATTAGTGTCCTTGGAGAATACTCACgtcatatcatcatcattatcatcttcctgcctttatcccaatttttttttgggttagacgcagcatgtcttcttccatacttctctgtctgtcGTCATTTCAcatgtaacattctttccagccatatcgtctttcacacaatccagctatcgtttctttggtcgtctcCTTCCTCTATTTTCGTCTATTTCCGTCCACGCCCATgccataacatgcccataccataaGAGCCGGCTTCTAAACAACTTCTCGGTtatcggtgccactttcaaattATGTACTTTCCTTACTCTAtacattcgcgtaacaccacacattcctaTCAATATTTTCATCTCCGCTACATGCAGTTGTATTTCATTCATTCCTTTTGTGgaccaacactctgatccatataggacagcaggtctgaccatggtcttatagatTTCGTTTTAACCTTAAGTTTAAGGGGAAAACGGAGATCACAAATTGTTCCtgtaacctgccgccattttATTCACCCTGTGTTTATCCTGTGCTTCACTGTTAATACTCACATTATAGCAAACTAAATTTTGGTagcctttaaaattttattttattttaatttttgataaatttagataatttttttggaCTTAactatttcctttttattttatgctaatTGTCACCATTTAGTGAAGTGAGTCTTCCACATGCAAAATTAGACGCTTTTCTGTTCTTTTttcgtgttatttttttctacctATATCAAGTAATGTCGCGTGTGAACTTTACACTCCGCTGTATGGCAAATAAATGATGTAGTTTTATTGATTGAGCACATTAAAGCGATACTATGTTTTTGCTAAGTTGTTTAt encodes:
- the LOC125067182 gene encoding RING finger protein 17 isoform X1, coding for MDAKIRKICPSCSQCYFLKALDSKTKSNIPLFLSCGHTLCENCVRNIVKFAEPIECKVCHQDMQVDTNNLTLLMQNKISLYSIFPVNVFLVGELTMQTIEVINKDTKEQKVKIDECYIDMKGILQNNTSKQGECVECHSPTLKMCEQCGIIVCNNCFNKSHKNFVIFKNHVLCNIGANIQKNNCKLHQEKQLDYYCKNCSKSICMDCFMVGGEKSCKNHDVEAIQEVNEQFLTELTNIAPKVDEVFKRLSKTAVDIGHLLTKIDDESNSTKYTTLINNIEQHFSKLSSIIQNKKHEITSKVLQLKLNEKDSLKKAKQDISDALWKANSTLNAINSLNPNKLKEINMPAILEDAKQITKIPWYLHRDESEINLNLTVNEDIFLTIDNFIQLEGNEASKYKLVTTEELSENNEEIPEAPTSLVYPPEITRDVRQLSNQTEPKTEKDKSKTATFLAKVPKYRSKSGSCTSLNSMKSDSSNKSYQSYEQKLKGESAIAFPDSQLMQPFVEGSQELIYVSHIVDPHKLFVQRAGLQARVEELLREFRNAVSLPRPSLAHVAEGKIYLVFNKADNLWQRCRVVSVDRRDVNKPILHVFCIDFGSTEVVSIDKLRLIPPARVAFPPPFAICCSLANCEPINGAWTSDDSFFVQNIIDNKQAVLHVRRVRAAEGGAPCLDVDVSTLEHGESLAHALAFHGRARLPEKLPYPKMMGISEKPKLFINNKDFQKNAVEEVYITHVVSPDNFYVRKRHLQSVFEKLCEDLEQEYSLSVNSGSIYLPEKDMVCVAHVEQRGVRGVRGGAWARALVRELPGRMHVRVLLPDVGATVLLHWTALRRILPKFTVLRALATECHLAGVTPLNKKWSPASVALLQKFEERLLELHVEESRNRNSLGVTLYDKCDEENIICINTQMIKNKFAVTFGLYMFNKNTEIDELVFTNKCPLDEPKPKPKHVKIDTDTTLKIQPIKPNEEDLDAKDKGPLRLEVKILNYQSPSLIYVSLVHQQKIFTELFDDIQKYYAKKKTQEIRDWKIEDRCCTICSQSQTWRRAAILEINDANAKVFYSDFACVETVPVSSLREMPQEFASIGDAAVMCHLSGVVPAVGEEWPSLTKEYLKELLDAYKRVFITKLGKFKGKSMPVELWVYHTIQGGALEANTSEWRCLNKKIIDQGLGIPDKSQELISSDNTSLNTAEDVLSFLNITGSVRDWIQIEPMPLKPLKINPESDSNSSTPIDNDALKMEMDNNNSNTVFISDWLPPEPLPSNEITAMPTYIDNDGIIYLHDISQQDTLDLIRKALDVRFKNPDPKAKYVKWTVGEPCIALFFLDNRFYRGRVLEVNEEASSCLIHYVDYGNEEVCSFKNLRKSIVLYQIPIQAHKCVLNRIRPAGKRWDRQSLDYIHKSIVEKQCYVKVSGEPIGDLIPIELKYDKLWINDHLVDFEMAVYTDGSKAVVRKFAPQLKENEKLEISIETDSGPDYIVEYDDIENESTDSQTSAKLNSLEGKDWNSIIAEDDNKSINGNFISYSPYTQTEFPCNITVLNEINKLELGVIHDDETTKAYDKMFEELQNESCKMTALNGIFENKACLALFPEDGQWYRAIILQYSEAKNRIKVKYVDYGNIEIISLADVREISKKYTKLPPVTITAFLHGVKINPDFEKKLLFEKFIDTFLEKGPFKAKLIDTTNVIPTVELRNDNGQLVYEKLIQEKVFLKFD
- the LOC125067182 gene encoding RING finger protein 17 isoform X2, which translates into the protein MDAKIRKICPSCSQCYFLKALDSKTKSNIPLFLSCGHTLCENCVRNIVKFAEPIECKVCHQDMQVDTNNLTLLMQNKISLYSIFPVNVFLVGELTMQTIEDTKEQKVKIDECYIDMKGILQNNTSKQGECVECHSPTLKMCEQCGIIVCNNCFNKSHKNFVIFKNHVLCNIGANIQKNNCKLHQEKQLDYYCKNCSKSICMDCFMVGGEKSCKNHDVEAIQEVNEQFLTELTNIAPKVDEVFKRLSKTAVDIGHLLTKIDDESNSTKYTTLINNIEQHFSKLSSIIQNKKHEITSKVLQLKLNEKDSLKKAKQDISDALWKANSTLNAINSLNPNKLKEINMPAILEDAKQITKIPWYLHRDESEINLNLTVNEDIFLTIDNFIQLEGNEASKYKLVTTEELSENNEEIPEAPTSLVYPPEITRDVRQLSNQTEPKTEKDKSKTATFLAKVPKYRSKSGSCTSLNSMKSDSSNKSYQSYEQKLKGESAIAFPDSQLMQPFVEGSQELIYVSHIVDPHKLFVQRAGLQARVEELLREFRNAVSLPRPSLAHVAEGKIYLVFNKADNLWQRCRVVSVDRRDVNKPILHVFCIDFGSTEVVSIDKLRLIPPARVAFPPPFAICCSLANCEPINGAWTSDDSFFVQNIIDNKQAVLHVRRVRAAEGGAPCLDVDVSTLEHGESLAHALAFHGRARLPEKLPYPKMMGISEKPKLFINNKDFQKNAVEEVYITHVVSPDNFYVRKRHLQSVFEKLCEDLEQEYSLSVNSGSIYLPEKDMVCVAHVEQRGVRGVRGGAWARALVRELPGRMHVRVLLPDVGATVLLHWTALRRILPKFTVLRALATECHLAGVTPLNKKWSPASVALLQKFEERLLELHVEESRNRNSLGVTLYDKCDEENIICINTQMIKNKFAVTFGLYMFNKNTEIDELVFTNKCPLDEPKPKPKHVKIDTDTTLKIQPIKPNEEDLDAKDKGPLRLEVKILNYQSPSLIYVSLVHQQKIFTELFDDIQKYYAKKKTQEIRDWKIEDRCCTICSQSQTWRRAAILEINDANAKVFYSDFACVETVPVSSLREMPQEFASIGDAAVMCHLSGVVPAVGEEWPSLTKEYLKELLDAYKRVFITKLGKFKGKSMPVELWVYHTIQGGALEANTSEWRCLNKKIIDQGLGIPDKSQELISSDNTSLNTAEDVLSFLNITGSVRDWIQIEPMPLKPLKINPESDSNSSTPIDNDALKMEMDNNNSNTVFISDWLPPEPLPSNEITAMPTYIDNDGIIYLHDISQQDTLDLIRKALDVRFKNPDPKAKYVKWTVGEPCIALFFLDNRFYRGRVLEVNEEASSCLIHYVDYGNEEVCSFKNLRKSIVLYQIPIQAHKCVLNRIRPAGKRWDRQSLDYIHKSIVEKQCYVKVSGEPIGDLIPIELKYDKLWINDHLVDFEMAVYTDGSKAVVRKFAPQLKENEKLEISIETDSGPDYIVEYDDIENESTDSQTSAKLNSLEGKDWNSIIAEDDNKSINGNFISYSPYTQTEFPCNITVLNEINKLELGVIHDDETTKAYDKMFEELQNESCKMTALNGIFENKACLALFPEDGQWYRAIILQYSEAKNRIKVKYVDYGNIEIISLADVREISKKYTKLPPVTITAFLHGVKINPDFEKKLLFEKFIDTFLEKGPFKAKLIDTTNVIPTVELRNDNGQLVYEKLIQEKVFLKFD
- the LOC125067259 gene encoding isatin hydrolase-like isoform X1 gives rise to the protein MAYFTVVFSFLSGYLFLTVLANTNNILFNGDYEFIDLTYPFDKNTIYWPDSRSFEFTKKIGAFQNDGSWYASNEFSAGEHGGTHIDAPYHFKVNGKYVGDIPLDKLIVPLIILDVSSKVNNDSNFVLYKHHLDYMLNDNFGKPCFLIFKFGWSKFAGDRTKYLGVNKNNTLNFPGLSEEVAEWITSSYKNVVGLGVDTASVDPGSSTDLPVHKIAAKAGLFNVENVKLDQPVPEYGCTALILPMKITWGSGAPLRLVAICPKQIPLNF
- the LOC125067259 gene encoding kynurenine formamidase-like isoform X2; the encoded protein is MMAVVIILDVSSKVNNDSNFVLYKHHLDYMLNDNFGKPCFLIFKFGWSKFAGDRTKYLGVNKNNTLNFPGLSEEVAEWITSSYKNVVGLGVDTASVDPGSSTDLPVHKIAAKAGLFNVENVKLDQPVPEYGCTALILPMKITWGSGAPLRLVAICPKQIPLNF
- the LOC125067259 gene encoding kynurenine formamidase-like isoform X3, coding for MMAVGLSEEVAEWITSSYKNVVGLGVDTASVDPGSSTDLPVHKIAAKAGLFNVENVKLDQPVPEYGCTALILPMKITWGSGAPLRLVAICPKQIPLNF